A stretch of the Bradyrhizobium arachidis genome encodes the following:
- the urtC gene encoding urea ABC transporter permease subunit UrtC — MTPHMLTRSLDRGATIFLLVVAAIGVLIPLSNLLLPSGSFLHVPTYLVALWGKYVCYAILALSIDLIWGYCGILSLGHGAFFALGGYAMGMYLMRQIGTRGVYGNPILPDFMVFLNYPKLPWYWHGFDMFWFAALMVIVVPGLLAFCFGWLAFRSRVTGVYLSIITQAMTYALLLGFFRNDFGFGGNNGLTDFKDILGFNVQADGTRATLFLLSCLALIIGFLICRSIVSSKLGKVLIAIRDAESRTRFLGYRVESYKLFVFTVSACMAGVAGALYVPQVGIINPSEFAPGNSIEAVIWVAVGGRGTLVGAALGAVVVNYAKTFFTSGMLAPYWLFMLGALFILVTLLLPKGIVGTFNSWWDPWKAKKASDVEVSAAAEDGVTEPKMAE, encoded by the coding sequence ATGACCCCTCACATGCTGACCCGATCGCTGGACCGCGGCGCGACGATATTCCTGCTCGTCGTCGCGGCGATTGGCGTGCTGATCCCGCTGTCCAACCTGCTGCTGCCATCAGGCTCGTTCCTGCATGTCCCGACCTATCTGGTGGCGCTGTGGGGCAAATATGTCTGCTACGCGATCCTGGCGCTCTCGATCGACCTGATCTGGGGCTATTGCGGCATTCTCTCGCTCGGCCACGGCGCCTTCTTCGCGCTCGGCGGCTACGCCATGGGCATGTACCTGATGCGTCAGATCGGCACCCGCGGCGTCTACGGCAATCCGATCCTGCCCGACTTCATGGTGTTCCTGAACTATCCGAAACTGCCGTGGTACTGGCACGGCTTCGACATGTTCTGGTTCGCCGCCCTGATGGTGATCGTGGTGCCCGGCCTGCTCGCCTTCTGCTTCGGCTGGCTCGCCTTCCGCTCCCGCGTCACCGGCGTCTATCTCTCGATCATCACGCAGGCGATGACCTACGCGCTGCTGCTCGGCTTCTTCCGCAACGATTTCGGCTTCGGCGGCAACAACGGCCTGACCGACTTCAAGGACATTCTCGGCTTCAACGTGCAGGCCGACGGCACCCGCGCGACACTGTTCTTGCTGAGCTGCCTCGCGCTGATCATCGGCTTCCTGATCTGCCGTTCGATCGTGTCCTCCAAGCTCGGCAAGGTCTTGATCGCGATCCGCGACGCGGAATCGCGCACCCGCTTCCTCGGCTACCGCGTCGAATCCTACAAGCTGTTCGTGTTCACGGTGTCGGCCTGCATGGCCGGCGTCGCCGGTGCGCTCTACGTGCCCCAGGTCGGCATCATCAACCCGTCCGAATTCGCGCCGGGCAACTCGATCGAGGCCGTGATCTGGGTCGCCGTCGGTGGCCGCGGCACGCTGGTCGGCGCGGCGCTCGGCGCCGTCGTCGTCAACTACGCAAAAACCTTCTTCACCTCGGGCATGCTGGCACCGTACTGGCTGTTCATGCTGGGCGCGCTGTTCATCCTGGTGACGCTGCTCTTGCCGAAGGGCATCGTCGGCACCTTCAATTCCTGGTGGGACCCGTGGAAGGCGAAAAAGGCTTCAGACGTCGAGGTTAGCGCCGCGGCCGAAGACGGCGTCACCGAACCGAAGATGGCGGAGTAG
- the urtD gene encoding urea ABC transporter ATP-binding protein UrtD, with product MNVMDTRATSAMLYLDGVHVSFDGFHAINNLSLTLEPGEMRAIIGPNGAGKTTMMDIITGKTKPDEGTVLFDGVTDLTRLDETRIAELGIGRKFQKPTVFESQTVQDNLLLALNVDHSVRGTLFWRGNRAESERIEKVLEIIRLTDARNRLAGSLSHGQKQWLEIGMLLAQDPKLLLVDEPVAGMTDVETHLTAELLKEINKTHTVMVVEHDMTFVRELGVKVTCLHEGTVLAEGTIDQVSSNERVIEVYLGR from the coding sequence ATGAACGTCATGGATACCCGCGCGACCTCCGCGATGCTCTATCTCGACGGCGTGCACGTCTCGTTCGACGGCTTTCACGCCATCAACAATCTGTCGCTGACGCTCGAGCCCGGCGAAATGCGCGCCATCATCGGCCCCAATGGGGCCGGCAAGACCACGATGATGGACATCATCACCGGCAAGACCAAGCCGGACGAGGGCACGGTGCTGTTCGACGGCGTCACCGATTTGACGCGGCTGGACGAGACCCGCATCGCCGAGCTCGGCATCGGCCGAAAATTCCAGAAGCCGACGGTGTTCGAGAGCCAGACCGTGCAGGACAACCTCCTGCTCGCGCTCAATGTCGATCACTCCGTGCGCGGCACGTTGTTCTGGCGTGGCAACAGGGCGGAATCGGAGCGCATCGAGAAGGTGCTGGAGATCATCCGTCTCACCGACGCACGCAACCGTCTCGCCGGCAGCCTCAGCCACGGCCAGAAGCAGTGGCTGGAGATCGGCATGCTGCTGGCGCAGGACCCGAAGCTGCTGCTGGTCGACGAGCCTGTGGCTGGCATGACCGATGTCGAGACGCATCTCACGGCCGAACTGCTGAAGGAGATCAACAAGACTCACACGGTCATGGTGGTCGAGCACGACATGACCTTCGTCCGCGAGCTCGGCGTCAAGGTCACCTGCCTGCACGAAGGCACCGTGCTCGCGGAAGGGACTATCGATCAGGTCTCGTCCAACGAGCGGGTCATCGAAGTGTATCTGG